One stretch of Scophthalmus maximus strain ysfricsl-2021 chromosome 12, ASM2237912v1, whole genome shotgun sequence DNA includes these proteins:
- the LOC118286060 gene encoding endoplasmic reticulum-Golgi intermediate compartment protein 2-like has translation MRRLSRKKALSLVRELDAFPKVSESYVETSASGGTVSLIAFCAMALLAVLEFFVYQDTWMKYEYAVDKDFSSKLRINIDVTVAMKCQHVGADILDLAETMITSSGLQYEAVIFELTPQQRLWQKNLLLIQSRLREEHALQEVLYKTLLKGAPTALPPREDGSVEPLSACRIHGHVFVNKVAGNLHITVGKPIHHPQGHAHIAAFVSHETYNFSHRIDHLSFGEEIAGIINPLDGTEKITHNNNQMFQYFITVVPTRLHTHKISADTHQFSVTERERVINHAAGSHGVSGIFVKYDTSSLVVTVSEQHMPLWQFLVRLCGIVGGIFSTTGMLHGLVGFCFHIVCCRFKSSGVYRPGELHNQVNSLNNHQIPPSADNVPQE, from the exons ATGAGGCGTCTGTCCCGGAAGAAAGCCCTGAGTCTGGTGAGGGAGCTGGACGCCTTCCCCAAAGTGTCCGAGAGCTATGTGGAGACTTCAGCTTCaggaggaacag TGTCTCTGATTGCTTTCTGTGCCATGGCGCTTCTGGCCGTCTTAGAGTTCTTTGTCTATCAAGACACGtggatgaaatatgaatacgCAGTGGACAAGGATTTTTCCAG TAAACTGAGAATAAACATTGACGTCACAGTTGCCATGAAATGCCAGC ATGTCGGAGCAGATATTTTGGATTTGGCCGAGACCATGATCACGTCCAGCGGCCTCCAGTACGAAGCT GTTATTTTTGAACTGACACCACAACAGAGACTGTGGCAAAA GAATTTGCTTCTCATACAGAGCCGACTGAGGGAGGAACATGCCCTGCAGGAAGTCCTTTACAAAACTCTGCTGAAAGGAGCTCCCACCGCCCTGCCTCCACG ggaGGATGGCTCTGTGGAGCCGCTCAGTGCCTGCAGGATACATGGGCACGTGTTCGTCAACAAGGTGGCAGGAAACCTGCACATCACTGTAGGAAA gCCCATCCATCATCCTCAGGGCCACGCCCATATTGCAGCGTTTGTGAGCCATGAGA CGTACAACTTCTCCCATCGAATTGACCACTTATCTTTCGGGGAGGAGATAGCGGGCATCATCAATCCCCTGGACGGCACCGAGAAAATCACCCATAACA ACAACCAGATGTTCCAGTACTTCATCACTGTGGTGCCCACCAGACTCCACACGCACAAGAtatctgcagacacacaccagttttctgtgaccgagcga GAGCGGGTGATAAACCACGCCGCGGGCAGTCACGGCGTCTCCGGCATCTTCGTGAAGTACGACACCAGCTCTCTGGTGGTGACGGTCAGCGAGCAGCATATGCCGCTGTGGCAGTTCCTGGTGCGACTGTGTGGCATCGTCGGGGGCATTTTCTCCACGACAG GCATGCTCCATGGGCTTGTTGGCTTCTGCTTCCATATCGTTTGCTGTCGCTTTAAATCGTCGGGAGTCTACAGGCCCGGAGAG